The following proteins come from a genomic window of Diorhabda carinulata isolate Delta chromosome X, icDioCari1.1, whole genome shotgun sequence:
- the LOC130900952 gene encoding NAD(P) transhydrogenase, mitochondrial-like → MTKGILSLHYSRKQVNNVTYILTKWQKFPRSKIYIHRAENTTTRYFSTGNKLKKETAEVSGIPYNKITIGVPKEIWQNEKRVSVTPAVTATLVKKGFNINVEEDAGLSSKFRNTDYESAGAAIVDKQKAFSTDIILKVRQPLQKEVEKFQENSTLISFLYPGLNKDLIQQLAQRKINAFAMDCIPRITRAQVFDALSSMANISGYRAVVEAANHFPRFFSGQITAAGKVPPAKILVIGGGVAGLAAIGQAKSMGAIVRAFDTRAAVKEQVESLGAEFLTVNIQEEGGTAGGYSKEMSQEFIDAEHALFAKQCKEVDIIISTALIPGKKAPLLVLKEHIESMKPGSVVVDLAAESGGNIETTKPGEIYTYNDVVHVGITDFPSMLPTQSSTLYANNISKFLLSMGEQNHFNINLDDEVVRGSIILNKGQLMWPPPPPKTNLSAVTPAKKESEVLQAVPKEISPFRNDLNKSLLLTTGIGSLLGLGMASPNPEFTSMLTVLGLSGIVGYHTVWGVTPALHSPLMSVTNAISGITAVGGLLLMNGGLYPTNSVETLAAAAAFVSFINVFGGFLVTKRMLDMFKRPGDPKEYNSLYAIPAVGFMGAYGWATMNGLAEVHQAAYLAASLCCVGALAGLSSQTTSRLGNNLGIIGVAGGIAATLGQIAPNHEVLAQMAACVLAGGGIGTLIAKRIQITDLPQLVAGFHSLVGLAAVLTCVATFLHDFPTFATDPAANVVKTALFLGTYIGGVTFSGSLVAYGKLQGLLKSNPLLLPGRHALNSSLLLANIAAGGYLFYDPSLAGGLGALGTTAALSSAMGLTLTCAIGGADMPVVITVLNSYSGWALCAEGFMLNNNLMTIVGALIGSSGAILSYIMCKAMNRSLPNVILGGYGTSSTGTGKPMEITGTHTEINIDGAVEAIKNARNIIIVPGYGLCVAKAQYPIAEMVAKLKAAGKNVRFAIHPVAGRMPGQLNVLLAEAGVPYDDVLEMEEINDDFPETDLVLVIGANDTVNSAALEDPNSPIAGMPVLNVWKSEQVIVMKRSLGVGYAAVDNPVFYKPNTAMLLGDAKKTCDQLLAKVSAD, encoded by the exons ATGACGAAAGGTATACTCAGTCTGCATTATTCTAGAAAACAAGTCAACAATGTTACCTATATCCTAACAAAATGGCAGAAGTTTCCAAGATCTAAAATATACATACACCGTGCAGAAAATACTACAACCCGTTATTTTTCCACgggaaataaattgaagaaagaaaCTGCTGAAGTATCAGGTATACCTTACAATAAAATCACCATTGGTGTCCCAAAGGAAATTTGGCAGAATGAAAAACG agTATCAGTAACTCCAGCTGTTACCGCGACTTTAGTGAAGAAAGGTTTCAATATAAACGTCGAAGAAGATGCTGGGCTTTcttcaaaatttagaaatacaGATTATGAAAGTGCAGGTGCCGCTATAGTCGATAAACAAAAAGCGTTTTCCACAg ATATAATATTGAAAGTCAGGCAGCCACTCCaaaaagaagttgaaaaatttcaagaaaactcTACTCTAATTTCCTTCCTTTATCCTGGTTTGAACAAAGATTTAATTCAACAACTTgcacaaagaaaaattaatgcTTTCG cAATGGATTGCATTCCTAGGATAACCAGAGCACAAGTTTTTGATGCTTTAAGTTCTATGGCGAATATTTCAGGCTACAGAGCAGTTGTAGAAGCTGCCAATCATTTTCCTAGATTTTTCTCAG GTCAAATAACGGCTGCTGGTAAAGTCCCTCCTGCTAAAATTCTAGTCATCGGAGGAGGCGTAGCTGGCTTAGCAGCCATAGGACAAGCAAAAAGTATGGGTGCCATAGTTAGAGCTTTTGATACAAGAGCTGCGGTAAAAGAACAAGTTGAATCGTTAGGTGCCGAATTTTTGACAGTGAATATACAG gaGGAAGGTGGCACAGCTGGTGGTTACAGTAAAGAAATGTCTCAAGAGTTTATAGACGCTGAACATGCTTTATTCGCCAAACAATGTAAAGAAGTAGACATTATAATATCTACTGCTTTGATACCTGGTAAAAAGGCACCTCTGCTGGTACTCAAG gaACATATAGAATCTATGAAACCTGGAAGTGTAGTAGTAGATTTAGCTGCAGAATCAGGTGGTAATATCGAAACAACAAAACCTGGAGAAATATACACATACAACGACGTCGTACACGTTGGAATAACTGACTTTCCCAGTATGCTTCCCACGCAAAGTTCGACACTTTATGCCaataatatttctaagtttTTACTGTCGATGG GTgaacaaaatcattttaatataaacCTGGATGATGAAGTTGTTAGAGGAAgcataattttgaataaaggaCAACTAATGTGGCCTCCTCCACCACCAAAAACGAATCTGTCAGCTGTTACTCCAGCTAAAAAAGAATCTGAAGTCCTTCAAGCCGTACCCAAGGAAATTTCTCCATTtagaaatgatttaaataaatctttGCTTCTAACAACAG gaATTGGATCACTCTTGGGATTAGGAATGGCTTCACCTAATCCAGAATTTACATCAATGTTGACAGTATTGGGTCTGTCAGGTATCGTGGGCTATCATACAGTGTGGGGAGTTACACCTGCCCTTCACTCTCCATTGATGTCTGTTACGAACGCCATTTCTGGTATAACAGCAGTTGGAGGATTACTCTTGATGAATGGAGGATTGTATCCTACTAATTCTGTAGAG ACCCTAGCAGCTGCAGCAGCATTTGTATCATTCATTAATGTATTTGGTGGATTCTTAGTCACTAAAAGAATGTTAGACATGTTTAAAAG GCCTGGAGATCCGAAGGAATATAACTCTTTATATGCAATTCCGGCGGTTGGATTTATGGGAGCGTATGGCTGGGCGACAATGAATGGTTTAGCTGAAGTTCATCAAGCTGCTTATCTCGCGGCTTCCTTATGTTGTGTAGGCGCCTTAGCCGGACTAAGTTCGCAAACAACATCAAGGTTAGGAAATAATTTAGGAATA atAGGAGTTGCTGGTGGAATAGCAGCTACTTTAGGACAAATAGCCCCGAACCACGAGGTATTAGCTCAAATGGCCGCCTGCGTTTTAGCTGGTGGTGGTATTGGTACCTTAATAGCCAAAAGAATTCAAATCACTGACTTACCTCAACTTGTAGCCGGATTTCATAG tttggTAGGGCTGGCTGCAGTGTTAACATGTGTAGCTACTTTTCTTCATGATTTTCCCACTTTTGCAACCGATCCAGCAGCTAACGTCGTTAAAACAGCCTTATTTTTAGGTACATACATTGGAGGTGTGACTTTCAG tgGATCACTTGTAGCTTATGGGAAACTCCAAGGTCTCTTAAAATCTAATCCATTGCTTCTCCCTGGTAGGCATGCATTGAACAGTAGTCTCTTGTTGGCCAATATTGCCGCTGGTGGATACTTATTTTATGATCCTTCGTTGGCAGGCGGTTTGGGAGCTCTAGGAACTACTGCTGCTCTTTCTTCAGCCATGGGGCTCACATTAACGTGTGCAATTGGAG GTGCTGATATGCCTGTAGTTATCACAGTATTAAATAGCTACTCAGGATGGGCACTATGTGCTGAAGGATTTATgcttaacaataatttaatgacGATTGTAGGGGCTCTGATTGGATCGTCTGGTGCAATTTTATCATACATTATGTGTAAA gcAATGAATAGGTCACTTCCCAATGTAATCCTCGGTGGTTATGGAACGTCAAGTACAGGTACTGGTAAACCAATGGAAATTACCGGAACACATACAGAAATCAATATAGATGGTGCTGTTGAAGCTATTAAGAATGCTAGAAATATAATAATCGTTCCTGGTTATGGACTTTGTGTTGCTAAAGCCCAATATCCCATCGCTGAGATGGTTGCTAAGCTTAAAGCTGCTGGAAAAAATGTTAGATTTGCCATCCATCCAGTGGCAG GAAGGATGCCTGGTCAACTAAATGTTCTCCTAGCTGAAGCAGGGGTACCATACGATGACGTATTAGAAATGGAAGAAATCAACGATGATTTTCCTGAAACTGACTTAGTATTAGTCATTGGTGCTAATGATACAGTAAACAGCGCAGCTTTAGAAGACCCCAACTCACCAATTGCCGGTATGCCTGTACTTAATGTATGGAAATCAGAACAAGTCATTGTTATGAAAAGATCATTAGGTGTAG gttaTGCAGCTGTGGATAATCCAGTTTTTTACAAACCTAATACAGCTATGTTGCTCGGAGATGCTAAGAAAACTTGTGATCAGTTATTAGCCAAAGTTTCAGCAGattag